One genomic window of Cystobacter fuscus DSM 2262 includes the following:
- a CDS encoding ATP-binding protein, with amino-acid sequence MSNGSEPGTGSDSGSGGGLAPQSTLIPADFPYRDLFHSLVEELPDAIFIKDLQGRYLFINEAGARYLGKPVEEILGRKDADLMSREEAQNTLEFDRQTLLAGRSLHAEMHEVMAGISREWLSTKGVIRREDGQVVGLFGIARDLSHDRRNEEARRRSEALFRAAASSSFDAFFLLRAEPEQLRLLRLNAHAERLLGGAAADLEGQLLSDVPHVAFIAPRALCDEVWRTGVPHDDEVEQALPGRGRRWFRRQLSAVGDCMAVTVRDITEQRENQMRLRLNERMASIGMLAAGVAHEINNPLAFVSSNLSFIGGELRRMDLSRDDARELMDALHEAREGAERMRLIVQSLRALSRGDPVNTHPLDLHEVLENSVHLAWSRLRSRGRLVRDYGELPQVLGNSVQLAQVFTNLLINAAQALPKQGGEIRLVTHMHGSSQVVVEVRDNGCGIAQENLERVFEPFFTTKPVGEGTGLGLSISHDIIRGLGGSMSVDSVVGQGSIFRVFLPVVDTGPLEKPPHVASLQQFA; translated from the coding sequence ATGAGCAACGGAAGCGAACCGGGGACCGGGAGCGACTCCGGGTCCGGGGGAGGTCTCGCGCCCCAGTCGACCCTGATCCCAGCCGATTTCCCCTACCGCGACCTCTTCCACTCCCTCGTCGAGGAGCTGCCCGACGCGATCTTCATCAAGGATCTGCAGGGGCGCTACCTCTTCATCAATGAGGCGGGCGCGCGCTACCTGGGCAAGCCGGTGGAAGAGATCCTCGGCCGCAAGGACGCCGATCTGATGTCGCGGGAGGAGGCGCAGAACACCCTCGAGTTCGATCGCCAGACCCTGCTGGCGGGACGCAGCCTTCACGCGGAGATGCACGAGGTGATGGCGGGCATTTCGCGCGAATGGCTCTCCACCAAGGGCGTCATCCGCCGGGAGGATGGCCAGGTGGTGGGGCTGTTCGGCATCGCGCGCGACCTGTCGCACGACCGGCGCAACGAGGAGGCCCGGCGCCGCAGCGAGGCGCTCTTCCGCGCCGCGGCCAGCAGCAGCTTCGACGCGTTCTTCCTCCTGCGGGCCGAGCCGGAGCAGCTGCGGCTGCTGCGGCTCAATGCCCACGCCGAGCGGCTGCTGGGCGGGGCGGCGGCGGACCTGGAGGGCCAGCTGCTCTCGGACGTGCCCCACGTGGCCTTCATCGCGCCGCGCGCGCTCTGTGACGAGGTGTGGCGCACGGGCGTGCCGCACGATGACGAGGTGGAGCAGGCGCTGCCCGGCCGGGGGCGCCGCTGGTTCCGCCGTCAGTTGAGCGCCGTGGGGGACTGCATGGCCGTCACGGTGCGCGACATCACCGAGCAGCGCGAGAACCAGATGCGCCTGCGGCTCAACGAGCGCATGGCCTCCATCGGGATGCTCGCCGCGGGCGTGGCGCACGAAATCAACAACCCGCTGGCCTTCGTCTCCAGCAACCTGAGCTTCATTGGGGGCGAGCTGCGCCGGATGGACCTGTCCCGGGACGACGCGCGCGAGCTGATGGACGCCCTCCACGAGGCGCGCGAGGGCGCCGAGCGCATGCGGCTCATCGTCCAGAGCCTGCGGGCGCTGTCCCGGGGCGATCCGGTGAACACCCACCCCTTGGATTTGCACGAGGTGTTGGAGAACTCGGTCCATCTGGCCTGGAGCCGGCTGCGCAGCCGGGGGCGGCTGGTGCGCGACTACGGCGAGCTGCCCCAGGTGCTGGGCAACTCCGTGCAGCTCGCGCAGGTCTTCACCAACCTGCTCATCAACGCCGCCCAGGCCCTGCCCAAGCAGGGAGGGGAGATCCGCCTGGTGACGCACATGCACGGCAGCTCCCAGGTGGTGGTGGAGGTGCGGGACAACGGCTGTGGCATCGCCCAGGAGAACCTCGAGCGCGTCTTCGAGCCGTTCTTCACCACCAAGCCGGTGGGCGAGGGCACGGGACTGGGCCTGTCCATCAGCCATGACATCATCCGCGGCCTCGGGGGCTCGATGTCCGTGGACAGCGTGGTGGGGCAGGGCAGCATCTTCCGGGTCTTCCTTCCCGTGGTGGACACGGGGCCCCTGGAGAAGCCTCCCCACGTGGCCTCGCTCCAACAGTTCGCGTAA
- a CDS encoding DUF6918 family protein, whose amino-acid sequence MASLTETLTNDTKKAAVINDCCTLIDAEVADKGGISGMAIKAGYAAVKGIKPGFIKHAVEDLLPEFSKALDPLYQEAKTGGKPVAAHFTSNASRVAAALLTITDTKVSHSKSGLIKGTYEKLRGTAVKNVESAVPRLGALIAKHAG is encoded by the coding sequence ATGGCGTCACTGACCGAGACACTGACCAACGACACCAAGAAGGCGGCGGTCATCAACGACTGCTGCACGCTCATCGATGCCGAGGTCGCCGACAAGGGTGGCATCTCGGGGATGGCCATCAAGGCGGGCTACGCGGCCGTGAAGGGCATCAAGCCCGGGTTCATCAAGCATGCCGTCGAGGATCTGCTGCCCGAGTTCTCCAAGGCGTTGGATCCGCTCTACCAGGAGGCCAAGACGGGCGGGAAGCCGGTCGCGGCGCACTTCACGTCGAACGCCTCGCGCGTGGCCGCGGCGCTGCTGACCATCACCGACACGAAGGTCAGCCACTCGAAGAGCGGCCTCATCAAGGGCACCTACGAGAAGCTGCGCGGCACGGCGGTGAAGAACGTCGAGTCCGCGGTGCCCCGCCTGGGCGCCCTCATCGCCAAGCACGCGGGCTGA
- a CDS encoding RNA polymerase factor sigma-32, which translates to MQASSSLSSADTLSTYLADINQYPLLSVQEEQALARRFKQGDMAAGHKLVTSNLRFVVKVSYEYRSYGIKMSDLIQEANIGLMKAVQKFDADKGIRLISYAVWWIRAYIQNYILKNWSLVKLGTTQAQRRLFFSLARTRRELEKMGPGEGNIVDAEEIARKLNVKATEVREMEQRMGGRDLSLDAPVGEEGDATHMDFVESESASQVDEVADRQEADLTRARIRQALTRLDPRERFIIEHRVMGDSEMTLSELGEHFGFSRERARQLEIRAKDKLKAELASLMAEVGLDEAAASR; encoded by the coding sequence ATGCAAGCTTCCTCCTCCCTCTCTTCCGCCGACACCCTCTCCACCTACCTGGCGGACATCAACCAGTACCCGCTGCTGTCCGTGCAGGAGGAGCAGGCGCTCGCGCGGCGCTTCAAGCAGGGCGACATGGCCGCGGGCCACAAGCTGGTGACGAGCAACCTGCGCTTCGTGGTGAAGGTCTCCTACGAGTACCGCTCCTACGGCATCAAGATGTCCGACCTCATCCAGGAGGCGAACATCGGCCTGATGAAGGCGGTGCAGAAGTTCGACGCGGACAAGGGCATCCGCCTCATCTCCTACGCGGTGTGGTGGATCCGCGCCTACATCCAGAACTACATCCTCAAGAACTGGAGCCTGGTGAAGCTGGGCACCACGCAGGCCCAGCGCCGGCTGTTCTTCTCGCTGGCGCGCACGCGCCGCGAGCTGGAGAAGATGGGCCCCGGCGAGGGCAACATCGTCGACGCGGAGGAGATCGCCCGCAAGCTCAACGTGAAGGCCACCGAGGTGCGCGAGATGGAGCAGCGCATGGGCGGGCGGGACTTGTCGCTGGACGCGCCGGTGGGCGAGGAAGGCGACGCCACGCACATGGACTTCGTGGAGTCCGAGAGCGCCTCCCAGGTGGACGAGGTGGCCGATCGCCAGGAGGCCGATCTGACGCGCGCCCGCATCCGCCAGGCGCTCACCCGGCTGGATCCGCGCGAGCGCTTCATCATCGAGCACCGGGTGATGGGCGACTCGGAGATGACGCTGAGCGAGCTGGGCGAGCACTTCGGCTTCTCGCGCGAGCGCGCGCGCCAGCTGGAGATCCGCGCCAAGGACAAGCTCAAGGCGGAGCTGGCCTCGCTCATGGCCGAGGTGGGCCTGGACGAGGCGGCGGCCAGCCGCTAA
- a CDS encoding amidase, with amino-acid sequence MAIQGYDAFDATDLAGLVRTKQVHPAELVEEVITRIESINPRLNAVVHTMYEQARKAAAGPLPEGPFAGVPFLVKDLDGYVKGEPFTAGCRALVGFVPDHDAELIARYRRAGLNFVAKTSTPELGILGVTESALRGPTRNPWNPEHTPGGSSGGSAVCVAARVVPMAHGGDGGGSIRIPASACGLFGLKLTRARNPVGPDSGEGWNGFVQQHVLTRSVRDSAAMLDVTHGSEPGAPYVAPPVARPFLEEVGAPPGRLRIAFSTGSLLGRDVHPDCVAAVRDAAKLCEELGHELVEDAPVFPRDELVRSYFVVVSASVAYFLKVIGEYRGRPLEPGDVEPATWALGQLGNILTAAEFQASREAIHAAGRITAAFHSRYDLFLDATLAYPPSRVGELALKPLELAALTALRKLPLKPLFTKLIDELGANALERTPNTQLFNMTGQPAMSVPLYWNAAGLPIGVQFAARFGDEATLIRLASQLEQARPWKDRQPLVKSRA; translated from the coding sequence ATGGCCATCCAGGGATACGACGCATTCGACGCAACGGACCTCGCCGGACTGGTCCGCACGAAGCAGGTCCACCCCGCCGAGCTGGTGGAGGAGGTCATCACCCGAATCGAATCCATCAACCCACGCCTCAACGCCGTGGTCCACACGATGTACGAGCAGGCGCGCAAGGCCGCCGCGGGTCCTCTGCCGGAGGGGCCCTTCGCCGGCGTGCCCTTCCTCGTGAAGGACCTGGATGGGTATGTGAAGGGCGAGCCCTTCACGGCGGGCTGCCGCGCGCTGGTGGGCTTCGTGCCGGACCACGACGCGGAGCTCATCGCGCGCTACCGCCGCGCCGGGCTCAACTTCGTGGCCAAGACGAGCACCCCCGAGCTGGGCATCCTCGGCGTCACCGAGTCGGCGCTGCGGGGACCGACGCGCAACCCCTGGAATCCGGAGCACACGCCCGGGGGCTCCAGCGGGGGCTCGGCGGTGTGCGTGGCGGCGCGCGTGGTGCCCATGGCCCATGGCGGTGACGGCGGCGGCTCCATCCGCATTCCCGCGTCGGCCTGTGGCCTCTTCGGGCTGAAGCTGACGCGGGCGCGCAACCCCGTGGGTCCGGACTCCGGCGAGGGGTGGAACGGCTTCGTGCAGCAACACGTGCTCACGCGCAGCGTGCGCGACAGCGCCGCGATGCTCGACGTCACCCATGGCTCGGAGCCGGGCGCGCCCTATGTGGCGCCTCCGGTGGCCCGGCCCTTCCTCGAGGAGGTGGGCGCGCCTCCGGGCCGGTTGCGCATCGCCTTCTCCACCGGCTCGCTCCTGGGCCGCGACGTCCACCCGGACTGCGTGGCCGCCGTGCGGGACGCGGCGAAGCTGTGCGAGGAGCTGGGGCACGAGCTGGTCGAGGACGCGCCCGTGTTCCCCCGGGACGAGCTGGTGCGCTCCTACTTCGTCGTCGTCTCGGCCAGCGTGGCCTACTTCCTCAAGGTCATCGGCGAGTACCGGGGCCGGCCGCTGGAGCCGGGGGACGTGGAGCCCGCCACCTGGGCGCTCGGGCAGCTCGGCAACATCCTCACCGCGGCCGAGTTCCAGGCGTCCCGGGAAGCCATCCACGCGGCGGGCCGCATCACCGCGGCCTTCCACTCACGCTACGATCTCTTCCTGGACGCGACGCTCGCCTATCCGCCCTCGCGCGTGGGCGAGCTCGCGCTCAAGCCCCTGGAGCTCGCCGCGCTCACGGCCCTGCGCAAGCTGCCGCTCAAGCCGCTCTTCACGAAGCTCATCGACGAGCTGGGGGCCAACGCCCTGGAGCGCACGCCCAACACCCAGCTCTTCAACATGACGGGACAGCCCGCCATGTCGGTGCCGCTCTACTGGAACGCCGCCGGGCTGCCCATCGGCGTGCAGTTCGCCGCCCGCTTCGGCGACGAGGCCACGCTCATCCGCCTGGCCTCTCAGCTCGAGCAGGCCCGGCCCTGGAAGGATCGCCAGCCGCTCGTGAAGTCACGCGCCTGA
- a CDS encoding EVE domain-containing protein, translating to MAKPQYWLIKSEPSVYPYAQLEREGRTEWSGVRNFEARNNLRAMKPGDLCLYYHSNEDKAVVGVARVLTSPTEDPTAPGEDWASVQMGPFVALQKPVTLATVKATPALGDFPLITRSRLSVAPVTAEHFQDVLELGGTKLPRKPPKAP from the coding sequence ATGGCGAAACCCCAGTACTGGCTGATCAAGAGTGAGCCATCCGTCTACCCCTACGCCCAACTGGAGCGCGAGGGGCGGACGGAGTGGTCGGGAGTGCGCAACTTCGAGGCCCGCAACAACCTCCGGGCGATGAAGCCCGGGGATTTGTGTCTCTACTATCACTCCAACGAGGACAAGGCCGTGGTGGGCGTGGCCCGGGTGCTCACCTCCCCCACCGAGGATCCCACGGCGCCCGGGGAGGACTGGGCCTCGGTGCAGATGGGCCCTTTCGTCGCGCTCCAGAAGCCGGTGACGCTGGCCACCGTCAAGGCCACCCCGGCGCTCGGGGACTTTCCGCTCATCACCCGGAGCCGGCTGAGCGTGGCCCCCGTCACCGCCGAGCACTTCCAGGACGTGCTGGAGCTGGGCGGCACGAAGCTGCCGAGAAAGCCGCCCAAGGCACCCTGA